The Dokdonella koreensis DS-123 genome has a segment encoding these proteins:
- a CDS encoding carboxyl transferase domain-containing protein, giving the protein MPALKTQIDTRSEDFLANAAQLRGLVDDLQATAARAALGGGEAARSKHTARGKLLPRERIRALLDPGSPFLELSALAAHGMYEDAAPGAGLVTGIGRVHGQEVLVVANDATVKGGTYFPMTVKKHLRAQEIALENRLPCVYLVDSGGAFLPLQDEVFPDREHFGRIFYNQARMSSLGIAQIAVVMGSCTAGGAYVPAMSDETVIVRAQGTIFLGGPPLVKAATGEIVDAESLGGADVHTAVSGVADHYAENDAHALAITRDILSHLNRSKRLPVAVAPPREPLYPAEELYGVVPRDVRIPFDIREIIARIVDGSELDEFKARYGKTLITGFARIHGYPVGIVANNGILFAECALKGAHFIELCNQRDIPLVFLQNITGFMVGKKYENAGIAKDGAKMVTAVACSHVPKFTVVIGGSFGAGNYAMCGRAYGARFLWMWPNARISVMGGEQAASVLATVRRDGLEATGKTWPKEEEDAFKAPIRDQYERQGHPYYASARLWDDGIIDPADTRRVLGLALSAAFNAPIERGRFGVFRM; this is encoded by the coding sequence ATGCCGGCACTGAAGACCCAGATCGATACCCGCAGCGAGGACTTCCTCGCCAATGCCGCGCAGCTGCGCGGCCTGGTCGACGACCTCCAGGCCACCGCCGCCCGCGCCGCGCTCGGCGGCGGCGAAGCGGCACGCAGCAAGCACACCGCACGCGGCAAGCTGCTGCCGCGCGAGCGCATCCGCGCACTGCTCGATCCGGGCTCGCCGTTCCTGGAGCTGTCCGCGCTGGCCGCCCACGGCATGTACGAGGACGCCGCGCCCGGCGCCGGCCTCGTCACCGGCATCGGCCGCGTGCACGGCCAGGAAGTCCTCGTCGTCGCCAACGACGCGACGGTCAAGGGCGGCACCTATTTCCCGATGACCGTCAAGAAGCACCTGCGCGCGCAGGAGATCGCCCTGGAGAACCGCCTGCCGTGCGTCTACCTGGTCGACTCCGGCGGCGCCTTCCTGCCGCTGCAGGACGAGGTCTTCCCGGATCGCGAGCATTTCGGCCGCATCTTCTACAACCAGGCGCGGATGAGCAGCCTGGGCATCGCCCAGATCGCCGTGGTGATGGGCTCGTGCACGGCCGGCGGCGCCTACGTGCCGGCGATGAGCGACGAGACCGTGATCGTCCGGGCGCAGGGAACGATCTTCCTCGGCGGCCCGCCGCTGGTGAAGGCCGCCACCGGCGAGATCGTCGACGCCGAATCGCTGGGCGGCGCCGACGTGCACACCGCGGTATCGGGCGTGGCCGACCACTACGCCGAGAACGACGCGCACGCGCTGGCGATCACCCGCGACATCCTCAGCCATCTCAATCGCAGCAAGCGCCTGCCGGTGGCGGTGGCGCCGCCGCGCGAGCCGCTCTATCCCGCCGAGGAGCTGTACGGCGTCGTCCCGCGCGACGTGCGCATCCCGTTCGACATCCGCGAGATCATCGCCCGCATCGTCGACGGCTCGGAACTGGACGAGTTCAAGGCCCGCTACGGCAAGACCCTGATCACCGGCTTCGCGCGGATCCACGGCTACCCGGTCGGCATCGTCGCCAACAACGGCATCCTGTTCGCCGAATGCGCGCTCAAGGGCGCGCATTTCATCGAGCTGTGCAACCAGCGCGACATCCCGCTGGTGTTCCTCCAGAACATCACCGGCTTCATGGTCGGCAAGAAGTACGAGAACGCCGGCATCGCCAAGGACGGCGCCAAGATGGTCACCGCCGTGGCCTGTTCGCACGTGCCCAAGTTCACCGTCGTCATCGGCGGCAGCTTCGGCGCCGGCAACTACGCGATGTGCGGCCGCGCCTACGGTGCGCGCTTCCTGTGGATGTGGCCCAATGCGCGCATCAGCGTCATGGGCGGCGAACAAGCGGCCTCCGTGCTGGCGACGGTCCGTCGCGACGGCCTGGAAGCCACCGGCAAGACCTGGCCGAAGGAAGAAGAGGACGCCTTCAAGGCGCCGATCCGCGACCAGTACGAGCGCCAGGGCCATCCCTACTACGCCAGCGCACGGCTGTGGGACGACGGCATCATCGATCCGGCCGATACGCGCCGCGTGCTGGGCCTGGCCCTGTCGGCCGCCTTCAACGCGCCGATCGAGCGCGGCCGCTTCGGCGTGTTCCGGATGTAG
- a CDS encoding alkaline phosphatase translates to MSLASRSRRGLPLLAAAVLGVLAGDAFAARISRLTPPSELFASGEEAPVIARFLPGQRFDLQATIEPDAGRTIVHFDFFVDNQSTLRPFWVDGELIHDPRERLTSTVTETGPAATCINATTGRTTGASGCALVAGLPANTTVISRRAFSASTPGVHTLRVTARQDDGTTISATGNFEIVGINPESGQVAKNIVIFLGDGMGAAHRTAARIISRGYAQGKAKGLLAMDTFPHTGMVMTASLNSIVTDSAPGMQNYVTGNKANNNEEGVWPDDTRDAFDNPRYEYLSEYLHNLQGKSLGVVTTADVFDATPASMAIHTSARGNGTGIVDQFFDDRDQTGLAVLLGGGRKWFLPNPSDSVSPQPVNGSQRRKTNDYVLGDDIVNGWGVARGVLDPERDLIADFRSAGFRYAPDKSGLDAAFAAGTPDKLLGLFAYSNMNVAYDKIAGRRGDTTVVDAFGFPDQPMLDEMTDAALKVLSKNPNGFVALIEGSSIDKQAHLMDTDRWTLEVIELDRAIAVAKRFAERNPDTLVLVTADHECSGAAIIGAATVSAATLAADPDAGKSVVGIYEAAKFPKYTMAEDGYPETTHIDGKMLIGYGANADRYETWLPSRYPTRDTQQPFPPSQSPANPNVRNEGTGYLVTGQVPGDQAAHTATDIPLSAYGRGSHHFNGVFDNTDVFFKIGQIAIGGAD, encoded by the coding sequence ATGTCCCTCGCCTCACGATCCCGTCGCGGTCTGCCGCTGCTGGCGGCCGCCGTCCTCGGCGTCCTCGCCGGCGACGCCTTCGCCGCGCGCATCTCGCGCCTCACGCCGCCGAGCGAGCTGTTCGCCAGCGGCGAGGAAGCCCCCGTCATCGCCCGCTTCCTGCCGGGCCAGCGCTTCGACCTGCAGGCGACGATCGAGCCCGATGCGGGCCGCACGATCGTCCACTTCGACTTCTTCGTCGACAACCAGAGCACGCTGCGACCGTTCTGGGTCGACGGCGAGCTGATCCACGATCCGCGTGAGCGGCTGACCAGCACGGTCACCGAGACCGGCCCGGCCGCGACCTGCATCAATGCCACCACCGGCCGCACCACCGGCGCCTCCGGCTGCGCGCTGGTCGCCGGCCTGCCGGCCAACACCACCGTGATCTCGCGCCGGGCGTTCTCGGCGAGCACGCCGGGCGTGCACACGCTGCGCGTGACCGCGCGCCAGGACGACGGCACCACGATCAGCGCCACCGGCAACTTCGAGATCGTCGGCATCAACCCCGAATCGGGCCAGGTCGCCAAGAACATCGTGATCTTCCTCGGCGACGGCATGGGCGCTGCCCACCGCACCGCGGCGCGCATCATTTCGCGCGGCTACGCCCAGGGCAAGGCCAAGGGCCTGCTGGCGATGGACACGTTCCCGCACACCGGCATGGTCATGACCGCCTCGCTGAACTCGATCGTCACCGACTCGGCGCCGGGCATGCAGAACTACGTCACCGGCAACAAGGCCAACAACAACGAGGAAGGCGTCTGGCCTGACGACACCCGCGACGCGTTCGACAACCCGCGCTACGAATACCTGTCCGAGTACCTGCACAACCTGCAGGGCAAGTCGCTGGGCGTGGTCACCACGGCCGACGTGTTCGACGCGACGCCGGCCTCGATGGCGATCCACACCTCGGCACGCGGCAACGGCACCGGCATCGTCGACCAGTTCTTCGACGACCGCGACCAGACCGGCCTGGCCGTGCTGCTCGGCGGCGGCCGCAAGTGGTTCCTGCCCAACCCGTCCGACAGCGTCAGCCCGCAGCCGGTCAACGGCTCGCAGCGCCGCAAGACCAACGACTACGTGCTCGGCGACGACATCGTCAACGGCTGGGGCGTGGCGCGCGGCGTGCTCGACCCGGAACGCGACCTGATCGCCGATTTCCGCAGCGCCGGCTTCCGCTACGCGCCGGACAAGAGCGGCCTGGACGCCGCTTTCGCGGCCGGCACGCCGGACAAGCTGCTCGGCCTGTTCGCGTACTCGAACATGAACGTCGCCTACGACAAGATCGCCGGCCGCCGCGGCGACACCACGGTGGTCGACGCGTTCGGCTTCCCGGACCAGCCGATGCTCGACGAGATGACCGACGCCGCGCTCAAGGTGCTGTCGAAGAACCCGAACGGCTTCGTCGCACTGATCGAAGGCTCGTCGATCGACAAGCAGGCGCACCTGATGGATACCGACCGCTGGACGCTGGAAGTCATCGAGCTGGACCGGGCGATCGCGGTGGCCAAGCGCTTCGCCGAGCGCAATCCCGATACGCTGGTGCTGGTCACGGCCGACCACGAGTGCTCCGGCGCGGCGATCATCGGTGCCGCCACGGTCAGCGCGGCCACGCTCGCGGCCGATCCCGACGCCGGCAAGAGCGTGGTCGGCATCTACGAAGCGGCCAAGTTCCCGAAGTACACGATGGCCGAGGACGGCTACCCCGAAACCACGCACATCGACGGCAAGATGCTGATCGGCTACGGCGCCAATGCCGACCGCTACGAGACCTGGCTGCCGAGCCGCTACCCGACCCGCGACACGCAGCAGCCGTTCCCGCCGTCGCAGTCGCCGGCCAACCCCAACGTACGCAACGAAGGCACCGGCTACCTCGTCACCGGCCAGGTGCCGGGCGACCAGGCCGCCCACACCGCGACCGACATCCCGCTGTCGGCCTACGGCCGCGGCTCGCACCACTTCAACGGCGTGTTCGACAACACCGACGTGTTCTTCAAGATCGGCCAGATCGCCATCGGCGGCGCCGACTGA
- the gorA gene encoding glutathione-disulfide reductase: MSTHDLIVLGGGSGGIATAIRAARHGARVALLEPSLIGGTCVNVGCVPKKAMWLAAELAQAGRLAATLGFAGSLGRLDWPAFIARRQRYIEAIHAGYRQRIDELGIEMIAAAGRFETAQRIVADGRVLEAPQIVVATGSRPLRPRFAANLGIDSDGFFALDACPRRAAIVGSGYVAVELAGLLHALGAEVDLLVRGDRLLAHFDEEIARRLTGLYDTAGLRVRAGFDTAAAEETADGLRVRAADGREVTADTLIWAVGRRPDTRALDLQAAGVTCDAQGHIVVDAWQRTSAAGVHAVGDVTAAPALTPVAIAAGRALADRLFGGQPERRLDAADVPTVIFSHPPLGSVGLGEAEARERYGDAAVKVYSTAFRPMLTALADGQARSFIKLVCVGEEERIAGLHVLGLGADELLQGFAVAVKMGARKADFDATMAIHPTSAEEVVLIE; this comes from the coding sequence ATGTCCACCCATGATCTGATCGTGCTCGGCGGCGGTTCGGGCGGCATCGCCACGGCGATCCGCGCGGCGCGCCATGGGGCCCGCGTGGCCCTGCTGGAGCCGTCCTTGATCGGCGGCACCTGCGTCAACGTCGGCTGCGTGCCGAAGAAGGCGATGTGGCTGGCCGCCGAGCTGGCCCAGGCCGGCCGGCTCGCCGCCACGCTCGGCTTCGCCGGCAGCCTCGGCCGGCTCGACTGGCCGGCCTTCATCGCGCGACGCCAGCGCTACATCGAGGCGATCCATGCCGGGTATCGCCAGCGCATCGACGAACTGGGCATCGAGATGATCGCAGCGGCCGGCCGGTTCGAGACGGCGCAGCGCATCGTCGCCGACGGGCGCGTGCTGGAGGCGCCGCAGATCGTCGTCGCCACCGGCTCGCGGCCGTTGCGTCCGCGCTTCGCGGCGAACCTGGGCATCGACTCGGACGGCTTCTTCGCGCTCGACGCCTGCCCGCGTCGCGCCGCCATCGTCGGCAGCGGCTACGTCGCGGTGGAACTGGCCGGCCTGCTGCATGCGCTCGGCGCCGAGGTCGACCTGCTGGTCCGCGGCGACCGCCTGCTCGCCCACTTCGACGAGGAGATCGCGCGCCGCCTGACCGGCCTCTACGACACCGCCGGCCTGCGCGTCCGAGCCGGCTTCGACACGGCCGCGGCCGAGGAAACCGCCGACGGCCTGCGCGTGCGCGCGGCCGATGGCCGCGAGGTGACCGCCGACACGCTGATCTGGGCGGTCGGGCGCCGGCCCGATACGCGCGCGCTGGATCTGCAGGCCGCCGGCGTCACCTGCGACGCGCAGGGACACATCGTCGTCGACGCCTGGCAGCGCACCAGCGCGGCCGGCGTGCATGCCGTCGGCGACGTCACCGCGGCGCCGGCGCTGACACCGGTCGCGATCGCCGCCGGCCGCGCGCTGGCCGACCGCCTGTTCGGCGGTCAGCCCGAGCGGCGCCTCGACGCGGCCGACGTGCCGACGGTGATCTTCTCGCATCCGCCGCTCGGCTCGGTGGGCCTGGGCGAGGCCGAGGCGCGTGAGCGTTACGGCGACGCGGCAGTGAAGGTCTACAGCACGGCGTTCCGGCCGATGCTGACCGCGCTGGCCGACGGTCAGGCGCGCAGCTTCATCAAGCTGGTCTGCGTCGGCGAAGAGGAGCGCATTGCCGGCCTGCATGTACTGGGCCTCGGCGCCGATGAACTGTTGCAGGGCTTCGCCGTGGCCGTGAAGATGGGCGCGCGCAAGGCTGACTTCGACGCGACGATGGCGATTCATCCGACGTCGGCCGAGGAAGTCGTGCTGATCGAGTGA
- a CDS encoding superoxide dismutase, with protein MAHSLPPLPYAYDALEPNIDAKTMEIHHSRHHQTYVNALNAAVSGTDWEAMPVEQLLARVADVPASLREAVVNHGGGHANHSLFWTVMSPSGGGAPDGALAAAIDADLGGFEAFKAAFTQAALKRFGSGWAWLCVTPQGTLVVESSANQDSPLMHGHVPVLGLDVWEHAYYLRYQNCRPDYIAAFYQVVDWAEVARRHAAART; from the coding sequence ATGGCCCATAGCCTGCCGCCGCTACCCTATGCCTACGATGCGCTGGAACCGAACATCGACGCCAAGACGATGGAGATCCATCACAGCCGGCATCACCAGACCTACGTCAATGCCCTCAACGCCGCCGTGTCCGGGACCGACTGGGAGGCGATGCCGGTCGAGCAGCTGCTGGCCCGCGTGGCCGACGTGCCCGCGTCCCTGCGCGAGGCGGTGGTCAACCACGGCGGCGGCCACGCCAATCACTCGCTGTTCTGGACCGTGATGTCGCCGTCCGGCGGCGGCGCGCCGGACGGGGCGCTGGCCGCCGCCATCGACGCCGACCTCGGCGGGTTCGAGGCGTTCAAGGCGGCCTTCACCCAGGCTGCGCTGAAGCGCTTCGGCAGCGGCTGGGCCTGGCTGTGCGTGACGCCGCAGGGAACGCTGGTGGTGGAAAGCAGCGCCAACCAGGACAGCCCGCTGATGCACGGCCACGTCCCGGTCCTGGGCCTGGACGTATGGGAGCACGCCTACTACCTGCGCTACCAGAACTGCCGGCCCGACTACATCGCCGCGTTCTACCAGGTCGTGGACTGGGCCGAGGTCGCACGGCGCCACGCCGCCGCCCGCACCTGA
- the ppa gene encoding inorganic diphosphatase — protein MALERVPAGRDVPNEINVVIEIPKDSEPVKYEVDKATGAIFVDRVLSTPMRYPCNYGYIPDTLGGDGDPLDVLVILPLPLVPGSVIRCKPVGMLKMTDEAGGDEKLVAVPVSKVFAGYAHVDTIDQVSGHWLERIGHFFEHYKDLEKGKWVKVDGWVGAEEARQEILAGVERARGEA, from the coding sequence ATGGCGCTCGAACGGGTCCCGGCCGGTCGCGACGTACCGAACGAAATCAACGTGGTCATCGAGATCCCCAAGGATTCCGAGCCGGTCAAGTACGAAGTGGACAAGGCCACCGGCGCGATCTTCGTCGACCGCGTGCTGTCCACGCCGATGCGCTACCCGTGCAACTACGGCTACATCCCCGACACGCTGGGCGGCGACGGCGACCCGCTCGACGTCCTGGTGATCCTGCCGCTGCCGCTGGTGCCCGGTTCGGTCATCCGCTGCAAGCCGGTCGGCATGCTGAAGATGACCGACGAGGCCGGTGGCGACGAGAAACTGGTCGCGGTGCCGGTCTCCAAGGTGTTCGCCGGCTACGCGCACGTCGATACGATCGACCAGGTCTCGGGCCACTGGCTCGAGCGCATCGGCCACTTCTTCGAGCACTACAAGGACCTAGAGAAGGGCAAGTGGGTCAAGGTGGACGGCTGGGTCGGTGCCGAGGAGGCGCGCCAGGAGATCCTCGCCGGCGTCGAGCGCGCCCGCGGCGAGGCCTGA
- a CDS encoding thiolase family protein, with amino-acid sequence MSDVVIVGAKRTAIGSMLGQFTGVPTPTLGATAIRAALEQSGVAADQVSEVIMGCVLPANLGQAPARQAALAAGLPTSTGCTTINKVCGSGMKAIMLANDLIKAGSASVVVAGGMESMTNAPHMVNARPGLRYGDAKLVDHMAWDGLTNPYDGQSMGVFAEATAEKYGFTREQQDAYTIESVKRSQAAIASGAFAAEIVPVKVASRKGEIEVATDEQPGKSDIAKIPTLKGAFKKDGTVTAASSSSISDGAAATVLMSADEASKRGVKPLARIVAHATHSQEPQWFTTAPVTAIENVLKKAGWNVADVDLFEVNEAFAVVAMAPIKDLGIAHEKLNVNGGACALGHPIGASGARLVVTLLHALQARGGKRGVAALCIGGGEATAIAIELA; translated from the coding sequence ATGTCTGATGTCGTCATCGTCGGCGCCAAGCGCACCGCCATCGGTTCCATGCTCGGCCAGTTCACCGGCGTGCCGACGCCGACCCTCGGCGCCACCGCGATCCGCGCTGCGCTGGAGCAATCGGGCGTCGCCGCCGACCAGGTATCGGAGGTCATCATGGGCTGCGTGCTGCCGGCCAACCTCGGCCAGGCACCGGCGCGCCAGGCCGCGCTGGCGGCCGGCCTGCCCACGTCCACCGGCTGCACGACGATCAACAAGGTCTGCGGCTCGGGCATGAAGGCGATCATGCTCGCCAACGACCTGATCAAGGCCGGCTCGGCCAGCGTCGTCGTCGCCGGCGGCATGGAATCGATGACCAACGCGCCGCACATGGTCAACGCGCGCCCGGGCCTGCGCTACGGCGATGCCAAGCTGGTCGACCACATGGCCTGGGACGGCCTGACCAACCCTTACGACGGCCAGTCGATGGGCGTGTTCGCCGAGGCCACCGCCGAGAAATACGGTTTCACGCGCGAGCAACAGGACGCCTACACGATCGAGTCGGTCAAGCGTTCGCAGGCCGCGATCGCCTCCGGCGCGTTCGCCGCCGAGATCGTTCCGGTCAAGGTCGCCTCGCGCAAGGGCGAGATCGAGGTCGCCACCGACGAGCAGCCGGGCAAGTCCGACATCGCCAAGATCCCGACCCTCAAAGGTGCGTTCAAGAAGGACGGCACCGTCACCGCGGCCAGTTCCTCGAGCATCTCCGACGGCGCCGCCGCCACCGTGCTGATGAGCGCGGACGAGGCGAGCAAGCGCGGCGTGAAGCCGCTCGCGCGCATCGTCGCGCATGCCACGCACTCGCAGGAGCCGCAGTGGTTCACGACCGCACCGGTCACCGCGATCGAGAACGTCCTGAAGAAGGCCGGCTGGAACGTCGCCGACGTCGACCTGTTCGAAGTCAACGAGGCGTTCGCCGTGGTCGCGATGGCACCGATCAAGGATCTGGGCATCGCGCACGAGAAGCTCAACGTCAACGGCGGCGCCTGTGCGCTCGGCCACCCGATCGGCGCCTCCGGCGCGCGCCTCGTCGTGACCCTGCTGCACGCGCTGCAGGCCCGCGGCGGCAAGCGTGGTGTCGCGGCGCTGTGCATCGGCGGCGGCGAGGCGACCGCGATCGCGATCGAACTGGCGTGA
- a CDS encoding Rieske (2Fe-2S) protein, with translation MTASRHLCTIDQIPDGGAIGAATRPDAPFFDLIVLRRGREVFAYYNECPHAGRNLDWSPGRFLVKDGLIVCAAHGASFAVESGLCRAGPGGGGLVPAPVVVDGEDVLLAVGATDPA, from the coding sequence ATGACCGCAAGCCGCCACCTGTGCACGATCGACCAGATTCCCGACGGCGGCGCGATCGGCGCGGCCACGCGTCCGGATGCACCGTTCTTCGACCTGATCGTGCTGCGGCGCGGCCGCGAGGTGTTCGCCTACTACAACGAATGCCCGCATGCCGGGCGCAACCTCGACTGGTCGCCCGGGCGCTTCCTGGTCAAGGACGGCCTGATCGTCTGCGCCGCCCACGGCGCGAGCTTCGCGGTCGAGAGCGGCCTGTGCCGGGCCGGCCCCGGTGGCGGCGGGCTGGTGCCCGCGCCGGTGGTGGTGGACGGCGAGGACGTGCTGCTCGCCGTCGGCGCGACCGATCCGGCCTGA
- a CDS encoding ZIP family metal transporter produces the protein MRIASSRFPSSLSGPLAAALVVAAVLLGYAAADLDPPLQHALQAGGLCALGTALGALPVLVVRTLPQAVADGLLGFGAGVMLAATAFSLIVPGLDATRDLGATPWQAGGLVSAGLLLGASGLVAVEHLLPHDRLGPSVPGSPLVPARIVLFVIAIVAHNIPEGMAVGVAAGAALPEARGLTLGIALQDMPEGLVVALVLAGAGLTRGKALLAGAASGLVEPIAAVASAWLAGLTAIALPWGLALAAGAMLIAVVQVIVPESYRNGHVAAASAGLCLGFCLMMVMDTALAL, from the coding sequence ATGCGCATCGCCTCGTCCCGCTTCCCCTCGTCGCTGTCCGGCCCGCTCGCCGCCGCCCTGGTCGTCGCGGCCGTGCTGCTGGGGTACGCGGCGGCCGACCTCGACCCACCGCTGCAGCACGCCCTGCAGGCCGGCGGCCTTTGTGCACTCGGCACCGCCCTGGGCGCACTGCCGGTCCTGGTCGTGCGTACCCTGCCGCAGGCCGTCGCCGACGGCCTGCTCGGCTTCGGTGCCGGCGTGATGCTGGCGGCCACCGCCTTCTCGCTGATCGTGCCGGGCCTGGACGCGACACGGGACCTCGGCGCGACGCCGTGGCAGGCCGGCGGCCTGGTCAGCGCCGGCCTGCTGCTCGGCGCCTCGGGCCTGGTCGCCGTCGAGCACCTGCTGCCGCATGACCGGCTGGGCCCGTCGGTGCCGGGGAGCCCGCTGGTGCCGGCGCGCATCGTCCTGTTCGTCATCGCGATCGTCGCGCACAACATCCCCGAGGGCATGGCGGTCGGCGTCGCCGCCGGCGCGGCCCTGCCCGAAGCGCGCGGCCTGACCCTCGGCATCGCGCTGCAGGACATGCCCGAGGGCCTCGTGGTCGCCCTGGTACTGGCCGGTGCCGGCCTGACGCGCGGCAAGGCGCTGCTGGCCGGCGCGGCATCGGGCCTGGTCGAACCCATCGCGGCGGTCGCCTCGGCCTGGCTGGCCGGGCTGACCGCGATCGCGCTGCCCTGGGGGCTGGCGCTGGCGGCCGGGGCAATGCTGATCGCGGTGGTCCAGGTGATCGTGCCGGAGTCCTACCGCAACGGGCACGTGGCCGCGGCCAGCGCCGGGCTGTGCCTGGGCTTCTGCCTGATGATGGTCATGGACACGGCGCTGGCCCTCTAG
- a CDS encoding TIGR03013 family XrtA/PEP-CTERM system glycosyltransferase: MLRFLRDQANRWLILLASCEWLLLAASLWLAVRIRYWYDHEWLSEYSAGFVLRSLVFGAIIIVAMAALGLYQPRMRERLFGVLARQAIGFLLGGIGLALLYYVVPHLYIGRGVAGIGMLIGFVAVASFRTLFMRLIDVEALKRRVLVLGSGRRASMISSRMRRRVDRRGFSVVGFLPMDGETPSVPADSLLRLGTPLSTFVQQRQIAEIVVGSDDRRGSLPMAELLECKQNGVTITDLPTFFERELGKVQLDLIDPSWLVFSDGFNASPLRRFSKRAFDIVAALLVLVPMSPFMLLTALAIRFESGWRAPVLYRQERVGERGQVFSLAKFRSMRPDAEKDGVARWAAKNDDRVTRVGRFIRKTRLDELPQLWNILRGDMSLIGPRPERPTFVEDLSKKIRYYQLRHCVKPGLAGWAQLNFPYGATEEDAAEKLKYDLFYVKNHNLVLDAAILLQTLEVVLFGRGAR; this comes from the coding sequence ATGCTGCGCTTCCTGCGTGACCAGGCCAACCGCTGGCTGATCCTGCTCGCAAGCTGCGAATGGCTGCTGCTGGCCGCCTCGCTGTGGCTGGCCGTGCGCATCCGCTACTGGTACGACCACGAGTGGCTCAGCGAGTACTCGGCCGGTTTCGTGCTGCGCTCGCTGGTGTTCGGCGCGATCATCATCGTCGCGATGGCAGCGTTGGGCCTGTACCAGCCGCGCATGCGCGAGCGCCTGTTCGGCGTGCTGGCGCGGCAGGCGATCGGCTTCCTGCTGGGCGGCATCGGCCTGGCGCTGCTGTACTACGTCGTGCCGCACCTGTACATCGGCCGCGGCGTGGCCGGCATCGGCATGCTGATCGGCTTCGTCGCGGTGGCCAGCTTCCGCACGCTGTTCATGCGGCTGATCGACGTGGAGGCGCTCAAGCGCCGCGTGCTGGTGCTCGGCAGCGGCCGGCGCGCATCGATGATTTCCTCGCGGATGCGCCGGCGCGTGGACCGTCGCGGCTTCTCGGTGGTCGGCTTCCTGCCGATGGACGGCGAGACGCCGAGCGTTCCCGCCGATTCGCTGCTGCGGCTGGGCACGCCGCTGTCCACGTTCGTGCAGCAGCGGCAGATCGCCGAGATCGTCGTCGGCTCGGACGACCGCCGCGGCTCGCTGCCGATGGCCGAGCTGCTCGAATGCAAGCAGAACGGCGTTACCATCACCGACCTGCCGACGTTCTTCGAGCGCGAGCTGGGCAAGGTCCAGCTCGACCTGATCGACCCGTCCTGGCTGGTGTTCTCCGACGGCTTCAACGCCTCGCCGCTGCGCCGCTTCAGCAAGCGCGCGTTCGACATCGTGGCGGCGCTGCTGGTGCTGGTGCCGATGTCGCCGTTCATGCTGCTGACCGCGCTGGCGATCCGGTTCGAGTCGGGCTGGCGCGCGCCGGTGCTGTACCGGCAGGAGCGCGTCGGCGAGCGCGGCCAGGTGTTCTCGCTGGCCAAGTTCCGCAGCATGCGCCCGGATGCCGAGAAGGACGGCGTCGCGCGCTGGGCCGCCAAGAACGACGACCGCGTGACGCGCGTGGGCCGCTTCATCCGCAAGACCCGCCTGGACGAGCTGCCGCAGCTGTGGAACATCCTGCGCGGCGACATGAGCCTGATCGGCCCGCGGCCGGAGCGGCCGACCTTCGTCGAGGACCTGTCCAAGAAGATCCGCTACTACCAGCTTCGCCACTGCGTCAAGCCGGGGCTGGCCGGCTGGGCGCAGCTGAACTTCCCCTACGGCGCCACCGAGGAGGACGCCGCGGAGAAGCTCAAGTACGACCTGTTCTACGTCAAGAACCACAACCTCGTGCTCGACGCGGCGATCCTGCTGCAGACACTGGAAGTGGTCCTCTTCGGCCGCGGGGCACGCTGA